Genomic DNA from Babylonia areolata isolate BAREFJ2019XMU chromosome 9, ASM4173473v1, whole genome shotgun sequence:
GCtgtatttctgtgttttgtgaCCTTCCTTTGCTAAAATTCTGTGCACATATGTCATGGTTGTCCCGTGTTGAGTTGAGTTGAACTTTCTGGCTGTTTCTCATTGTTCTGCTCTTTCCCTTTTAgtatcatatttctctgtgtgtgtcactttcattTGCTGTTTTGTCTACATTTGTCTTGCTTTGTCATGTATCTGttgattgatttgtgtgtgttgaacttgAGTTGAACTTGTGCACTGTTTGTCACGCTTTATCACACATTTATTGATTGACTTGTTCGTGTTGAACTTGAGTTGAACTTGTgcactgtatatatacatatagcaaacagagagagatgaagaagacgaaaactGCACCCATCCCCCCAGTCCGTCCGTTTCAAATCGGCCCCATCTCCCCGTCCATCCTGGTCTCCCCACCTGTGGAAGAGTCTACCACCAGCCCCGGGCCATGCTTTGTCAAGAGCCTCACCACCAGCATGACACTGGACCGCCGAAAGAGTGGCAAGAAACACCACCAGCCTCCAGCCGTGTCTGGCACCGTCAGCCCACATGTGCCCCCTCTGCAGAGGCAGAAGTCCTCGCCAGGAGAGAAAGCCACCCCCACCAGCCAGAGGAAGAACTCTGTCTCCGGCATCTCTGGAGACCATTCTCCCCGCCTGGTGAAGAAGAACATCCAGATGTCCAAGTCAGACCCGGGGGCAGGGTCGAAAAGGGCACCCTCTACACCAGTGTCAAAAATTGCCCTGCTGAGTTCCTTCTTCGAGCGCAAGGCCAAGGAAGCGGCAGCAGGAGACAAGAACACCAAGTTCCGCATGGGTTGGCTGACAGGACGCAGTCGTCGCCCTTCCAACTCGTAAatggattttttgtttgatttcttgcCCCTCTCTTTGCATCCCTTTTGGAATGTTGCAGTCTTTGGAATGCTGTAGATTGTCTGGGTGTAGATGGCTGCTTGGTGAATAGTTTTTTCCCGGTTTTTGTTTGGGACACTGAGAGAGTTGCTtggatctggtgtgtgtgtgtttcctgtgctgACTGTTTGTTCTGCCAACTTTTGCCAGGAGCTTTACAGGCTGCTGAAGAGCATACAAtgcattttgcttttttttctcaagataaaaaagagaaaaaagaaatgcccTCCCCCGCTCCCTCAGTCCCCTTGCTCCCTTTTCAATTGTGATTTTCAGGCTTGCTTTTCTCTCCttggctgttgatttttttttttttttttttttaatcagcctgtgtgaaaacagcatgtgtttgtgtgtggaatggAGAGCCAGTGACTTGATTGTCAGATGTCATGTATCTGACAGTGAAGGTTAGTGCATGGCTGGGTATCACTGGAAACTGAGATCAAATTATGATGTTGCCTGCTAGAGTAAAAATAAgttctgtcttgcctgtctgaaAACAGAaatagcaaaaaaagaaaaagaaaaaaaaaaaaaaagtaagttgcAACATTTACAACAGTGCTGAGAAGAGTGCTGAGTTAGTTTTATGTGTAGTGAGTGCCTTGTTGATGTGTTTATAACTTAAGATGATGAAAGGGTTTTAGTGAGTTGCATGTACTGTTAAGATTTTATCTACATAATGAATACTTTGCTGCTTTTTTTCAGTCTTGCCGGTTACTGCctgtgttttttccttttgtttgcttTCCAGGTTTTGTAAATTAACCAAtgtatgctgctgttgttgagttCTATTATATTAATGTAAATAATGACTGTTTCTCAGTGATTGTTTGAGCTGTTCACCACAAAATTAAAGGGTGATTTTCACAACAATTGATAGGTCAGGAAAAACaccttctgtcttcttcctcctttgtTTGTCATTCTACCCTCCTGAAGGTTCAGCTGAGTTGCTGAAATTTCAGGGTATATAAAActttcgtagtgtgtgtgtgtgtgatttaaaaaattttttttaaattttattttatggcTGGATTGTTGCAGACAGTCATAAGGGTATGGTATCAGTTGCTTATGATTTCTTATTTTGTGAAAAGAGTACAGAGTTGTCCTCATTGTCATTAGTATCTAATCTGTAACATTGGAGAATTGCCTTACATGTCCATATTTGTGTCAACTAGTAATTGAAtggcaggtgtgttttttttgtttacagtgtCATATAGATGTACTGTGGTCTGTATGTGTAGATATactgtggtctgtatgtgtgtgtgtgtgttcgtagctGTTTCTTGGGTATTGAATGGCATTGTCTTACCTTCTCAGCTGGACAGTCCATGGGTTTTCATAGGTAGATGGATGGAAGTATACATGAAGAGGAAAGTGGATTGGTGGATGGGGCTCATCGAACATGGACTGTTTCATCAGATCTAGTAAAACAAGAGTGTTGTGCATGATGGTTGATCTAGATGAACATATCTGGTAACACACTGCTTGAGGTGGACAAGACATTGCAGGAGTATGAAAAGGGTGAGGGGCAAAATgggagagagtttgagagagacatGATATGCAACACCACTGTGATGATTTGTTTAGCAAATGTTAGATACAGTGTAAACATCCTTTACAAAACTCTATATCTGGCTCATTTTCCAGGGCAGGAAATGTATGTTGACATGTTTGATGTGCATGGGGGAAAAGCCAAAAGTGATTTAAGTTgttattttaaaaattttattcaaTTTATGTTTGTTGCTTACATTAGTTACAAGACAGAAAATGCATGCAAAGTGTTCAGTGTGTACATGGCACAGATGAAGATGCTCATACTGTgttagttttcttcttccttaataGAGCAGAGAGTGCATGGAATTTTTTCAATGGCTGTTTTTATATGCCTGTTGTACTTAAGGTGGAAGCATTTTGTTGCACTGATATGCATTTTTGATGACTCTGAAACAGATGAATTTAGATAGTGCCATGTTTATTTGACATGAATGATCCATTTGCATTTTTCGTTTCTGAAACTGTGTTGCATGTTTGAATCAAATTCTCAACATGCTAACTAATAAATTTGCCTATAACAATGCCTCATGTTTCATGAAGCAAAATCCAGTTTTGTTTCttatcccctcacccccacttcaAACCCATCTTCATTTTTGTTGTAGCATTCGACAGCGCGTTTTGGAGTCGCTGGAAACTCCTGTTTCTCCGCCGGCCACGTCAGTTGCATCTCAGAGTCAGAGTTATAAGCTTGAGTCTGTTGAACCCAtgcccccgtcaccaccaccgcccctcgAGAGTCTGCCCATCTATGTGTATGTTGGACGTTAGTGTTGTGACGGTGGTTCTCTCTCCTTTGGCTGGGTTTCCTCAGCTggcttgttattatcatcattatcattttttatttgcaCATTTTCAGTGTATGGCACCACGCTACCCTTTCCGTGCTGATGCTTTTGGGAAGAGAGGCTTTGTCCGTTTACATCACTGTTATGTATCCTAAGGCTTTGTGGATGAAGAGGGTCTGTTGACATCTCTGTGTTCATGTATTCAAAGCTTATGCTGCACCCTTGTTCTGTTGGCGTGCGGGGATTTTTTCTGCAAAACTTTGTTTTAAGTTTTTGTGTGATTACGTCTTTTGTTGACAGCACCGTCTGTGTATTTCTTCTGTTGCTTGGAGAAATAAGCAAAGGTTGTTACGCATCCCTTGTTCTGCTGGTGTGCGGAGGGGGGAAAGAGTTTCTGCAAAGTTCTGTTTtgagtttttgtgtttgtgtgtttttaaaactgcaccctctgtgtgtttctcatgaTGCTGGGATAAAGACAGGGTGTTGATGCTCACTGCCTGTCCTTCAGCTAGACTGCTTCATTGAACCTGGGGAACCACTGGTTTGGAATGGAAGTACCCTGTATTGACAGTTATCAGCCTGGTCAGAGATAAAGGCTTGTGGGGGTTTGACTGGCACCAAGAACTTCAAAAAGAAGGCTGTTATTGTGCTGTTTGTGTCATGTCTGTATGACACTCAGCCTTAGTCCTCTCAAAGGAAATGTTACTGTTGCTACTCCCAGGATTGTAGGGGCATTGCATACCACACCACAAGCCATCCATCTTTCACGGTTGCTTGGCTAGATTCCTTGTCCTTACTTGGCGCATGCTGATTGCAGTGAAGTAAGAACTGGCAATAtttagaaaaagaagacacagGTTTTCCCTTCAAGTGCTGGGTTCATGCTACATAAAGCATGGAATGGAACACTTTGTATAAAATCGTTAATTGTACAAATACTCCCCATTCCATGTTAAATTTACCACAGTTGGGATGGGAGTGTGGCCATCACCAACTCAGCTGTTGCTTCCACCCAGTAGTTCTGGGGCTGCAGCATTTGTAGGGATCCAGCAATATATGTTCACAGGTCTCGtacatatatggagtgatggtctgCAAGAGAACACAGAGAATGACAGTATCTCATTCCACTGTCTCTTTGTTatgatgcttttttttcagttatgaaattcTGAAAACAACACAGAACTGGTCGCATTAATGCAGACACAGCAGTGTGGAAGTAACTGGTTTTCTGTCTGAATTTCTTAAACACATGATTCTAATCATCCCTTTATCAGGCAGTTTTCTGTTTGAACTTGTGTACGATCTGCTTGATGCATTGCTTTCAGTCCCAAGGctttttgattaatttttttttttttttaatgtgtgtgtgtcttttcatttgttttgcatCACTTATATTTTCAGAATATGttttcatctctccctccccctcccctccaaccacccAAACCCATGCTTTTTCATTCAAGGTTTATTGTGATTTATGGATATTTTCagatttatcattgttattattattgaactGGAAAATGAATGTTTGCTTGGCTTTCCTGCCTGTTACACTTCTACGCATTTTTACACCTGTTCCCCtgccatttttattttcattattaacaTGTTtgtgtgaaacttttttttcctgaatgaTGTGACTGAAAGCAACGTTTCACTGCTCTGTCTTAGAGGAGGTTACACAATGGTTAGAATCTGATGGACTGGTGCCTGGGCACAAAGGTGATGATGGAGCAGCATGCATTGCATGTGCACTGGATCTTTGATTGCTGTTGCAAACATATGACACACAGAAGCTTTCCAAGACTGCTGCTCTGTTCTTTGCTGATGCATGCATCTTTGGATATCTGCCTGCACCTGTTTACTTCTCTATGCTGCCCACCTTGTTTAATTCTGGAGTATCTTGTCCACTCACAGTCAGCATgatggctatgtgtgtgtgtgtgtgtgtgtgttcgcgcgtgcatgcgtgtgtgcacacgtgtgtgtgtgtttgtgtgtattttaatGTACCTACTTTCTCAGCTTACAATAATGACACTTTTATGTAGCACTTTCAAGCCTTTCAAAGCacacttcaataacatgtcagtcagacacaaaatcacacacatttTAACTCACTTATCTGCagcttatttgtattttgttctaTTTTTGGCTTGTCAtgcagtgaatttctgtacctgcATTGACATTCAACTAGTATTGAGTGAATAGTCCATGCTCTTAATGCAAGAGTGAACGAGTGTGCATGCATCAGTATCTTCAGTTTGTGTCTGTCCTGATCAGAAtgggtggttgggttttttgcttgtgtgttttcAGCATGTTCTGCTTCCATGAGGCTGGGGcagatttggtggtggtggtttattttcTGGTGTAGGGATGACCTGGGTTCTATGGCTTGCTTTGCTTGCATGCTGGATGTGGGAGCtcttttaaaaattaatttgTCTTcaatgtggatttgtgtgtgtatgtgtgtgtgtgtgtgtgtgggagaggggggggggcagcgggggtgggggggtggggggtgggggggggtggggggggtgttgcggTGCATAAATTAAGTGGAtgcagatttttgtgtgtgtgtggatatatccAATGTGAAGCAGATTTTTACTCTGTAGCTCTgatgtaattgttttttttttatcatgatattaaaatgataataagaaaaagaagcagattaATGCTCACACCTCCCAGGTACGAAACTCATGGTGTATTATAAAGAGTTATACTGACTTGCTTAGATATGCGTGCATCAGATATGACACATCATGCATACTACATAGACAAATGTGAGAGCATACAagttcgcaaacacacacacttgcatacacataatatggtgtgctgtgtggtataaatgtgtgtgtgtgtggacaaaccATAGAATCCTCAGGCAGATTTTATGCAATATAATTCCTTTTTGAAACAGAAATGGATAGGCAGACCTGGGTCAAAGCAGGCATGTTTTTTGTAATATTTAGAATAGGGATTTTTTTCTTACTGCTTGAGGTTAAGCATTTTTAAGGTGTGAGGTTCAGACTTTCATACATTACAGCACACTGATAGGATAGGCATCAGAAGTTCATCAAAAGATTTGGTGTTAAAATTTGAGTCTTGCATTTGCACAGAACATggcatttatttgtgtgtatgtaaagaagaaggagaagaattaaaCATTTTAAAAGCACAATAGACAgatgatattatgatgatgacattgattaTACATAACTGTGTTATCAGTTTAACAAGGCAGAATGGTTATACTTCACTATCTGATCAGTGTagtaagaaagagaaagttaCTACATGTGTGAATTGGACTTTTTAAGTTATTTTCAATATTTGTAACTTGATGAAAATTTTATGTAGACTGAGCCAGATGTGGATGAATTGGTCTTTGTAAGGTTGTTTTAATTGACCTTTTAACATTGTTTTAATTGATGTTTTGTGTTCTGGTCCACTAGTTTTGAGAAATGAATGGTAATCAGCCCTGAAATACCCTCATTGCGATTGGCCAGGCTATAAGCAAGTTGGTTGTTTtgaagaggaagggagatagggaAGTGTTGCTCTTCACTCTTCCCTCCAGTGGCTGTTGGGTTCTGACGAGTTCAATGCTGTGTGCAGGGTGCAGGAATCCGGAGACCCGAACACCAACGTGGGCACTTCCCACTATGTGCAGTCTGTGGCCTCGCCCACGGGGCCCCTGTCCCCCTCCAAGGATGCACTGCCGTCTGGCGCTGAGGGCAACCTGCTGGTCCCGCCCGGCACAATGGTCACCCGCAAGTGTTCCCTCATCAAGGAGGAGTCTCTGGATGagtatgatgaggaggaggaggatgacgtggACATCGACGCTGCCACCATCAAACCCGTGAAGTCTTTGGAGTCGCTGGATGACTTGGGGACCACGGGGCACCTGAGTGTGGCGGCCACctctcccaccatcccctcccctcccgccgtTGACAGCATCAACCCGCGGCGGCCGCTCAAGTCGGTGTGCAGCTCTCCGCAGCTGCTGAACCAGATCCATGAGGAGAACGagtctgaggatgatgacgacgtgGTGCCTCTGAAGCTGTCCACGCCACGCCGCTTTGCCACCTCCAGTGGGCACCGCGACAGAGGCTCCACCTCCCCGGAGATCCTGCGCAAGTACGAGCAGCGTAAGAAACGCAGAGGGGCGGGGCAGCGAGGAACCAGCTGCAGCTCGTCGGACGCCAGTGACACAGATGACACGGAGAGCCGGTCCCGCAAGGAGAAGCTGCACCACAAGTTCATCCACCGCAGAGACTCCAGCGACCACTCCAGTGACACGGACGGCCCGGGGAGCAACCTGGGCAGCAACGGACGCTTGGGGACAGGCAGCAGGAGCAGGGGCTCTTCAGGAGGATCTCACACTCGAGGGGGAAACAGTGGGGgcggtggtggaagaggaggagggagccgtggtggtggtggtggtggcaaaagtggtggtggtgagaaaaaGAACGCGGACAACCGCaaccacagcaacagcaccaacaagaacaGCCTGAACAACCACAAGAACAGCCAGTAccatggggggggaggagggggctccAAGGGCTCTCTGACCGATGCCAGCCTCAAGCTCCTGAGCCGCAAGCTGAACGAGATCAGCACAGGGGTGGGGGCGCTGCTGTCAGAGTGCAGGGGAAGTGACTGTGATACCAATGACTCTCCtgttcacctccctccctccacgccccGTTCGCTGGACGGCACGGGGTCAGTCAGCTCGGGGTCGCTGCAGCGCCACAGCAGCCTGCGGAGCTCCTCCTCCGTCCACACCgacccctaccaccccctcttccccccccgcACCGAactcttcttctctgcctcctcctcctcccccacacagtaCCTGGGGCAGTCGTGCGAGGTGGAGTGTATAGGCAGGCCCCCGCTAGTGGAGCTGAGTGAACTGTCGCAGTGCGTGTCCAGCCAGGATGGCCGGTGCTGGGAGCGGGTGGAGCCGTGCTTGTCCCAgcagtgtgggggtgtggctcCACTGTCTGGCTCTGCCTTGTTACATTGCAAAGCCCCACCCCCTGGCAGTGTCTCCACCATCTCCAGCAAGTCCAAGTGCTGTTCTGTTGTGTGAGAGCTGccgggagaggggtgagggggatatatgtgtatgtttgcctgCTCTCTTTGGTGTGGTCCATCCAGACCTACAAAGCTGCTCTGTGAATTGTGGTGGTGAATTGTGgtttggtttaatggtggtgtggtgtttttaaGTGACAACagtctgcttttgttttgttttttttgcgtgtgtggggTGATTTCACAGACGAGGAGGTGTTGACAGGAAGAGGGTTAGTACCCACGGCTgtcctttcgtttttgtttttgctcaggCTGTCTTGTTTGTCATGTTTTGCTTCTTCTGGGTTGGTTTGAGTTTGTGAGTGATTGTCTGATACAGGCGACAGGTGTCTGTATGGATTGTCTTCTATGggatatgcgtttgtgtgtgtgtgtgtgcgtgcgtgtgggggctgttcatgtgtgtgtgtgtgtgagtgtgtatgtaagataagaataactttattatctccaactggagaaatttggtcaggtgcattatcacaacatagacaagtaaacaacatggggaccataactgtaaaagccaacaacagccccaacaaatattacgaagatacaaatgtaaaaaatatcacatacatcgtttcatacatacatccacacactgcaggtaataactagtattcttaatgtaaaaacagaaagaattaagaaacattatttgaatataattataaacatagcctactatactgcacattgattataatagacaagaataaagatgaattgcggaaaaccacaaccagataatcagcacacacctgcaccgcacccccccacccccaccccacacacgcggataacttgatcaaacaagagtaataaacatatgttctcaaataaaagcatttcacatattcgcttttaaaaacattgcaattgtgTTCACACACATGGTGGGAATGTATgcttgtggacatgtgtgtgagctttgtgtgtgtgtgtttgtgtgtgtgtgtgtgtgtgtgtgtgtatgcatttatgcatgtttgttttgaattcttttctttttgttgcttgaCTTTGCCTGATCAGTTGGCGTTTTTACATCTGAATGCATGTTTAAGTTATTATTCAGTCATATTTTGAAATGTCATTGGAACTGTCGTGGTAATACAGTTTCTAAAGTAAAGTTTAGTTTATTATAATGGCTTCTGCctctttttaatattttattataACCTGTGTAATAACTCTTGATAAAATGtggatgacaaaaaaagaaaaaaaaagaaaaaagaaaaaaaaatgaaggtaaGATGTGCAGTATGATGAGGATggtggaaagaggggagggggtgaagtgaTCTGTTGATTATATCATGGTGTAATTCTGCCTGGAATACTCCACACTGTATTGAGCTCTATATCCAGTGTATGCTTTTCTTTATATGTTTACAGTGAAGTGTCTCTTTAATATGTCCATGTATCAAATAATCCATCCTCATGCAACAGTGTTGCGGGTAAATTTCAATTATTAAAGGTTAAGTGTGGGGAGTGTGGTGGATTCACCTTCACAATGAAGGAGAAGGGTCAACTGTCTGGAATTGCAATGTATGGGGATGGTTGTCATGCTGTCTGCTGACTCTTTGTCAGGAACCTTGTACCACTTCTAACAGGGGGTGGTTTTGGTGTTCAAATGCTTGTTAGATGATGATGCTGTAATGTAGTGAGTGAATTTGCTTTGTACTGAGGCACACGAATGAAAAGAatcagggaaggagggggaggggggtgcgggtggggggtacggggtgtgggtgtgtgtgtgtgtgtgtgggggggggggtgctattgGACAGGAATAGAAAATAGTTGGTTTCTACAGGTGTGTTTTATGATTAGATATGAAATTTGAAATGATAGTCAAGTTTTTAAACTTGCCATGATACAAGAGATGATAAagtgatgaatttttttttttaaccaagccgGTGGTGAGATACTACTtatattattcatatatataGTATAGACTTGTATTTTGTAATAGTTGTATATAAGTAAATGTATATGAATTCTCTTTGGAGCTAGTTATTTGTGATGGCAGGCAGTATGATAAATTTTTATTGTTTCTAGTCATGCATGCTGCTTATATTtaggtttcttgttttgttgtgtgtctgtgcagatcttttttttgtggttttttttttgttgttttttttttttttgtttcaataatTCTTTTTAGGGAAAACAGCCTAAAACTAAAACTTAAGTGTGCACATTGTCACTGATTTTTTTGTACCCAGACAACGTGCCATTTTGCACAGATTTTAATCATAGgttgaaaagagggagagaaaaaacaacaacaaacaacaaagaaaaagaaaaatcagaataTCATTAATTAGGTATAGGTGAGAGATTGCCTATGGTTATTGACCTTTGTTTTCCCTCCCTCATGAGATTTCCTCCCCTTACCATACATTCTTCCCGTCCCCCACATGCAGCTTCCTCCTCCGTTTTCCCCTATTTATAGTATACTAATATATTACACTTCCCTGACCTCCCATCAGGACCTGCTCATAGATCTGCATATCAGTTGTTACAGTTAGCTAGTCATGTGATTTGTGTGATGCATCTATAGATCTAGGATGTTGCTCTCTTTACAGGGTAGTTGTTAGATTTTGCATAATTTCTCATTATTGAATCATTGTGGGATGGTTCAAGTTTGGTATCCCGCTGATTACCAAGTCTGCATGATTGTTCAATCATACACATATCAATCATGGACACATTTTGAAGATACAGAGCTTGTGCCAGGGTGACTGGGTTTAAatcaacactttctttttttgtgtttacaAATCAAATCAGCAACATGATATATAATGTGCACAGCTTATGACAGTGTATGAGAGGCAAAAGagaagttttttgttttatttgtggatGCCTGTGTTTATATTTTTCCATTGAATGTTCATGCTCTTTACTTGGTGGTAATGTTTGACTGAGTTGCGTTGATATCCTGGAATGCATGGtagaatattcacatgcattcacaTTCAAATAGTTTTTGACCTGCTATTGCTCAAGTCCCATGGAATGTaattggagaaaagaaaaggagaaaaacagtATAAAGCATTGAAATCGAAATAAATGAAAGTGTAAGGGAGACATGGGGATGAGAAATGGTGTGTAAATGAAACTAGCTttattaagaaaataaaatataataaagaaaaataaaaagtaagaACAGAAAAAGTAACTTATCTGCAAAACTGAAGGTTTTCATGCCAGTAAAAATGTTGTTTGGTTTCTCATCTAgatcatgattatatatatatataaaaaaaagaagacagtgtTTGAATCATTGTTGTGGAATTTCTT
This window encodes:
- the LOC143285548 gene encoding uncharacterized protein LOC143285548 isoform X1, with translation MAAKRSKAGYDGKIAGLYDLEETIGRGHFAVVKLARHVFTGEKVAVKVIDKTKLDEVSRSHLFQEVRCMKLVQHPNVVRLYEVIDTQTKLYLILELGDGGDMYDYIMRHTGGLEEKLAKRYFRQIVEAISYCHKLHVVHRDLKPENVVFFEKLGLVKLTDFGFSNMFAPGKKLETSCGSLAYSAPEILLGDSYDAPAVDVWSLGVILYMLVVGEAPFQEANDSETLTMIMDCRYHVPPHISEKCQDLIGKMLQREPVNRASLPHILAHPWLNDGDLSPVASYLPLITKEMISEEDHSYVVQKMVEGKIASREEILMSVEKNSYNHITATFYLLIERRLRKHQQHEYHLLQQQPSSGSLRKQSAPASSKSAKPHLEPLMLSPRTPGLRGLKVRWNGLFTPSLQPFVTGASEDDLSKQREMKKTKTAPIPPVRPFQIGPISPSILVSPPVEESTTSPGPCFVKSLTTSMTLDRRKSGKKHHQPPAVSGTVSPHVPPLQRQKSSPGEKATPTSQRKNSVSGISGDHSPRLVKKNIQMSKSDPGAGSKRAPSTPVSKIALLSSFFERKAKEAAAGDKNTKFRMGWLTGRSRRPSNSIRQRVLESLETPVSPPATSVASQSQSYKLESVEPMPPSPPPPLESLPIYVVQESGDPNTNVGTSHYVQSVASPTGPLSPSKDALPSGAEGNLLVPPGTMVTRKCSLIKEESLDEYDEEEEDDVDIDAATIKPVKSLESLDDLGTTGHLSVAATSPTIPSPPAVDSINPRRPLKSVCSSPQLLNQIHEENESEDDDDVVPLKLSTPRRFATSSGHRDRGSTSPEILRKYEQRKKRRGAGQRGTSCSSSDASDTDDTESRSRKEKLHHKFIHRRDSSDHSSDTDGPGSNLGSNGRLGTGSRSRGSSGGSHTRGGNSGGGGGRGGGSRGGGGGGKSGGGEKKNADNRNHSNSTNKNSLNNHKNSQYHGGGGGGSKGSLTDASLKLLSRKLNEISTGVGALLSECRGSDCDTNDSPVHLPPSTPRSLDGTGSVSSGSLQRHSSLRSSSSVHTDPYHPLFPPRTELFFSASSSSPTQYLGQSCEVECIGRPPLVELSELSQCVSSQDGRCWERVEPCLSQQCGGVAPLSGSALLHCKAPPPGSVSTISSKSKCCSVV
- the LOC143285548 gene encoding uncharacterized protein LOC143285548 isoform X5, giving the protein MLVVGEAPFQEANDSETLTMIMDCRYHVPPHISEKCQDLIGKMLQREPVNRASLPHILAHPWLNDGDLSPVASYLPLITKEMISEEDHSYVVQKMVEGKIASREEILMSVEKNSYNHITATFYLLIERRLRKHQQHEYHLLQQQPSSGSLRKQSAPASSKSAKPHLEPLMLSPRTPGLRGLKVRWNGLFTPSLQPFVTGASEDDLSKQREMKKTKTAPIPPVRPFQIGPISPSILVSPPVEESTTSPGPCFVKSLTTSMTLDRRKSGKKHHQPPAVSGTVSPHVPPLQRQKSSPGEKATPTSQRKNSVSGISGDHSPRLVKKNIQMSKSDPGAGSKRAPSTPVSKIALLSSFFERKAKEAAAGDKNTKFRMGWLTGRSRRPSNSIRQRVLESLETPVSPPATSVASQSQSYKLESVEPMPPSPPPPLESLPIYVVQESGDPNTNVGTSHYVQSVASPTGPLSPSKDALPSGAEGNLLVPPGTMVTRKCSLIKEESLDEYDEEEEDDVDIDAATIKPVKSLESLDDLGTTGHLSVAATSPTIPSPPAVDSINPRRPLKSVCSSPQLLNQIHEENESEDDDDVVPLKLSTPRRFATSSGHRDRGSTSPEILRKYEQRKKRRGAGQRGTSCSSSDASDTDDTESRSRKEKLHHKFIHRRDSSDHSSDTDGPGSNLGSNGRLGTGSRSRGSSGGSHTRGGNSGGGGGRGGGSRGGGGGGKSGGGEKKNADNRNHSNSTNKNSLNNHKNSQYHGGGGGGSKGSLTDASLKLLSRKLNEISTGVGALLSECRGSDCDTNDSPVHLPPSTPRSLDGTGSVSSGSLQRHSSLRSSSSVHTDPYHPLFPPRTELFFSASSSSPTQYLGQSCEVECIGRPPLVELSELSQCVSSQDGRCWERVEPCLSQQCGGVAPLSGSALLHCKAPPPGSVSTISSKSKCCSVV
- the LOC143285548 gene encoding uncharacterized protein LOC143285548 isoform X3: MAAKRSKAGYDGKIAGLYDLEETIGRGHFAVVKLARHVFTGEKVAVKVIDKTKLDEVSRSHLFQEVRCMKLVQHPNVVRLYEVIDTQTKLYLILELGDGGDMYDYIMRHTGGLEEKLAKRYFRQIVEAISYCHKLHVVHRDLKPENVVFFEKLGLVKLTDFGFSNMFAPGKKLETSCGSLAYSAPEILLGDSYDAPAVDVWSLGVILYMLVVGEAPFQEANDSETLTMIMDCRYHVPPHISEKCQDLIGKMLQREPVNRASLPHILAHPWLNDGDLSPVASYLPLITKEMISEEDHSYVVQKMVEGKIASREEILMSVEKNSYNHITATFYLLIERRLRKHQQHEYHLLQQQPSSGSLRKQSAPASSKSAKPHLEPLMLSPRTPGLRGLKVRWNGLFTPSLQPFVTGASEDDLSKQREMKKTKTAPIPPVRPFQIGPISPSILVSPPVEESTTSPGPCFVKSLTTSMTLDRRKSGKKHHQPPAVSGTVSPHVPPLQRQKSSPGEKATPTSQRKNSVSGISGDHSPRLVKKNIQMSKSDPGAGSKRAPSTPVSKIALLSSFFERKAKEAAAGDKNTKFRMGWLTGRSRRPSNSVQESGDPNTNVGTSHYVQSVASPTGPLSPSKDALPSGAEGNLLVPPGTMVTRKCSLIKEESLDEYDEEEEDDVDIDAATIKPVKSLESLDDLGTTGHLSVAATSPTIPSPPAVDSINPRRPLKSVCSSPQLLNQIHEENESEDDDDVVPLKLSTPRRFATSSGHRDRGSTSPEILRKYEQRKKRRGAGQRGTSCSSSDASDTDDTESRSRKEKLHHKFIHRRDSSDHSSDTDGPGSNLGSNGRLGTGSRSRGSSGGSHTRGGNSGGGGGRGGGSRGGGGGGKSGGGEKKNADNRNHSNSTNKNSLNNHKNSQYHGGGGGGSKGSLTDASLKLLSRKLNEISTGVGALLSECRGSDCDTNDSPVHLPPSTPRSLDGTGSVSSGSLQRHSSLRSSSSVHTDPYHPLFPPRTELFFSASSSSPTQYLGQSCEVECIGRPPLVELSELSQCVSSQDGRCWERVEPCLSQQCGGVAPLSGSALLHCKAPPPGSVSTISSKSKCCSVV